ACCCTAAACCAGTGATTCCTTACCAGCgtgcctccaactgttacaaaactacaactcccagcatgagggaCAAAGACATGCATTCAGTAACATTCTCCTAGCTCTCTTATCCCTCTGTAGGACTACAAGTATCAGTAAGAATGCATGCAGCAGTGTGTAATTGTGACTACAGACCAGACCTTAAATTCATACCTCAGAATAGACACCTAAATAaatttagaccccagaccagacccctaaataaattcagaccccaaaTCAGACATCTAAATGAATTTAGACTCCAGACTAGACCCTTAAATAAATGCAGAGCCGAAACTAGATGTCTAAATAAAATCAGATTAGACctctaaataaattcagaccccagaccagacatctaagaccagtgtttcccaaaaagagtgcctccaactgttgcaaatctacaactcccagcatggaggggggggggggggatatccagTAAGAATGCATGTAGCATATGTATATGGTCAAAATCAAACCAGGGAGACACATTGGTCTGCATAGGATCTGTATACCCGAAACAGCTGTATAACGATAACTATTTGCTAAATAGTTTCAGGTTGCAAAAATCTACATACCCTCTAAAAAAAATGCCTAGAAAAAGTTGGCCTCATGGTAGAAATTCTCTTGTAATTATGACAGTATTGCGGCTGTAATGGGCACGTGCCAGTGTAATTTGGTAGAGAAGACCTCTTTATGGTCAATGAGAAGATGGCTACAAGTGTTGCTGTGTTGGAATAGTTACTGCATGTAACCTGTGATGTGTCAGGAGCCTCTGCTCGCTGCTGAGTGCAGTTATGAATGAAGCCAGGGTTAGCAGCAGTGGGTGTGCCAGTGCGTGAGTTCAGTCCCAGACACCAGGACAGACCAGTGACTAAGCTCTGGGCGGAACTGCATTCCAAAGCCGGTCACTGGGAAGGTTTGGGAGGGAGTGGTGAGCAGTGACATAAATTCTACATAGCTCCTCATTCTTCTCATTCACTCTCCCAGCCACAGCTGAAGCCACAAGCTCCTGAACCCAGGACTATAACCAGTGGCTAAGAAGACTCCTTCCCCCTTCACAGAGCACCCAGTAGGACCTGTGCCCATTTTACCTACCAACCTACCCACCCACCAGAGAATGAAAATGCAGGTCAACCCAGACGTGATCATGGAAGGAGAACTGGAGAAGAGGAGCGACAATCTCCTCCAGTTCTGGAGAAAGAAGCAATGCGTCTTGACCAAGGATAGCCTCAACATGTTCGCCGATGGCCAGAAGAAGACCAAGTGCAAGGAACTCAAGTTCCAGACCATCAAAAAGTTGGATTGTGTTGAGCGGACGGGCAAATACATCTACTTCACCATTGTCACCACGGATAATAAGGAAATCGATTTCCGCTGCCCGGATGAAAGCTGTTGGAACGCCGCCATCACCATGGCTTTGATCGACTTCCAGAACAAGAAGGCCATTCAACATTTTAGGTCGCGCCAGAACAGCGAGAGAAGGgtggccccgtgtgtgtgatccAGAGACTGGATGCATGCAAAAGCACCCACCATACAGGTGAGGAAAAGGTCTACATTACCTTCAGCTTAGTCTAGAGAAGTTGACCCAACATGTCAGGACATGCGTCCCTCAAGAAGCCACCAGCATGGGCTTTATGTCTACCAGCTGGCATTGAGAAACGTATACATGTAGTACGGTGCTTGTGTTTCCAATGATTTATGGACTTTTTGAAGACCTGAAAGTGGGTCGTAGGTGGCTGTAGCTAGCCCATGTCTTTAGTGGCATCCATGATCTTCCTATATAATCAATGATAAGAATTTTTTTAGATTtagttttacatatgtaaaatagAGTAACCCTTAACGAATGGAGGTCTATAGACCTAGCGATATAGGAAATGAATGTCTATACATCACGAGAAGAACTTTTCTAAAAGAAATATCCAAGGTCTGAGGTGACGGCAGATTGTATGGAAAATGTGAGGAGGAACAGGAAGGAACTTGTGCTCTGAAGCCATGTGGTTACTGCAACCAGAGGCTCCGACCGCATTCACATGTGACCTTTATATCATGATTTTTGACTCAATTTAACAGATTTATACCTTAATCGTTACTTTGGACAAATTTATTTCAGAAAGTTCTTGATAGTAAATCTTTAGGATTTCGtaaaaatatataacacatacacacaaaaaaaagttagaggttgaAATTTCTTTAACGTgtagtgtcaatttttttttttaaataaatagagTTAATTTTAAATCCAGAAGCTTGTAGAcacaaaatgtaacatttttgtagATACTAAATGtaaaatttcagatttttttaaaaaataattatcattttattttctattattatGACTTATTAAATGCGCGTTCACGCACTCATTTTAAACATGGCTTAGTGTGAGACAACTTTAAAAATAGATGAAtacatttttcccttttttttttttaaatgtttttttaatcatCCATTATTTCTTAatcctctttatatatatatatatatatatatatatatatatataaatatataaatatttagacTTTTTTGAAACCTTTTTTTAATTATTCATGAatgtttttgatgtttttttaaattattattttttattattaattacgatattaaaaatattattatgATAATAACTAAacaatattattaataattacaTTTTTGCAAAAGTCATACTGACCAGTATTtgctaaaaaaattattaaacagaaaacaaattctaaagtaaaaaaaaaatgtatattatgaataataaaataataattattttttatttatttatttaattatttattataattatttgcattataaatattaatatcaacaataataatatagataacaacaataataaaaaattattgttattaattataataataattatttagaagtatatatatatatatatatatatatatatatatacacatatatatgatttacatatatatttatatataaattatatatatatatgtattattattttttattttttttttctcgattTTTAGGGCAcatgtaatcattttttttaaagtctttaTACCTGTGATATACTATCAGCGTTCTAGAATAGGTGctggtattaaaaaaaattgtataccgTAATCATAATCTACATTAGTGGTCTCCatcctgtgcatgctgggagttgtagttctgcaacagctggagcgttACTGCTTGGAGGCCACTGCCCTAGATTACTAGTTAAATGGACATCTAtggtcacgtttttttttttgcagtgatatGTATTAGATTGTGCAGTGACCCCAGTGGGCATTATATTAACATCCTTCCTCTCTTGCAGCGCCCATGAATTATGGACCAAATAAGAAAGCAGAGGCTGAAGCGCTGTCTCCGAAGACAGGAAGTCGCTTCCTTACAAGGACAAAGCAAAGTTGAGCAAGAATTTGTTTGAGCGTCGATCGCTAGAGCCCAAGCAGAGGAGCTGGTGATTGAGCGTCcgccatgatgatgatgatgatgatgatgatgatgatggaagaTCCTTCACTATCTGCTTAGTGTTATTTATTTATCTGCGGAAAAGAAAAGCCTTCTGCAACGTCAGACCGGATTGGGCCGGATAATTTATTTGATATTCTCgtctatgtatctatttatttccaTGTCTTTTCcttcttaatatatatatattgttccgtTTGCAGGCGGTAATATCGGAATGAATGTAATTTGAGATGTTAACTTattcttatattaaaaaaaaagttttttttatacaagATGTAAGTTGTTTGACGTCTTGAATTTTGCTCACTATAAAGGGGACCTACTTTATTTCTACTttgtgactgtccaggcatgctgggagttgtagttttgcaacagctggaggaccagaaATTGGCAAACACTGCTATGGGGGTAACAAAATAGTTGTAGCAGCaaaaggatgtccgggcatgctgggaactgtagttatgCGACAGCTGAAAGACGAGAAGGTTGGGGAACACCCCTGGAGGGGGTGAAGAAAAAGCTGTCGCAGCTgaaggatgtccgggcatgctgggagttgtagttatgcaacagctggaggaccagaaATAAGCAAACACTGCTATGGGGGTAACCAAGTAGTTGTATTAGCaaaaggatgtccgggcatgctgggagttgtagttatgcgacTGCTGAAAGACCacaaggttggggaacactgctggaGGGGGTGAAGAAAAAGCTGTCGCAGCTGAAggatgtcagagcatgctgggagttgtagttatgcaacagctggaaggccacaaggtttggaaacactgctaaaGAAGGTGCACAAGTAGTTGTCACAGCTaaaggttgtcagggcatgctgggagttgtagttttgcaacagctggaggaccagaaATTGGCAAACACTGCTATGGGGTCAACAAAGTATTTGTAGCAGCAAAAGgttgtcatggcatgctgggagttgtagttattcaacagctgaaaGACCACAAGGTTGGGGAACACCGCTATAGGGGGTGTTGAAGTAGCTGTCATAGCTAAaggatgtttgggcatgctgggagttgtagtttagtgatgagcggcaggggccatattcgaatttgcgatattttgcgaaaatattgacgattattcgtcctatgtacgcgaaattcgcatattcgctatgttcattcacttttttttcataggaaaatttgcatgggaaatttgcataaacatttgcataattctcatgtgaaaataaaaacgaatatttgtcattacaaatatatatcactatattctaaatattcgcgaaatcgtgaagtgccgatattcgcgataaaaatttgcattacgaatattcgcactcaacacaatcccctggttggacttgatggacgtatgtcttttttcaaccatactaactatgtaactatgtaactattgtagttttgcaacagccggagcacCAGAAATTGGGGAACATCGCTATAGGGGGTGCCAAGGTAGCTGTCGTAGCTAAAggatgtcaggacatgctgggagttgtagttgtgcaacagctggaagaccacacagtaggagaaaatcgcTATAGGGGGTGCCTAAATAACTGTCACGGATAAAggatgtctgggaatgctgggagttgaagttttgcaacagctggaggaccataaGGATGGGTAACACTGCTGTAGGGGGTTCAGAGGTAGCTGTCACAGTCAAATGCTGGCGGGgcttgctgggagtcgtagttttgcaacaactggagagtcaaAGGGTTAATTTATTAAGTCAGGTTCAGTTTAGAAAAGTATGTGCCCCCATGTCACACCTCCGTCACTGAGACCCTCCcgataatacccccccccccccccgcactactATAAGGTGACAAATATACCCCCAATGTGTTCAACCCAAAGTGTGACCTTTAATTCCTTCTCTTTGGAGCAGTGTtacccaacaagtgtgcctccagctgttgcaaaactacaactcccagcatgcccggacagcctttggctgtccgggcatgctggaagttgtagttttgcaatgtgcacactaaggctttgttcacacctaGTATTTTGGGCAGGATTTTTTCGTTTTTCTTTTAgttcattttaattattttttatttattcctaaATTTTGGATTGCAATCAATGGGATGCAAATTTAATGTGTATTATTAAGTAGATCTTAAAAATCAAAAATACTCAGTGCGCACAAGACCTAATAGCACAAGGCCTAATAGCAgtatttccccaaccagtgtgcctccagctgttgcttacacACCACAACCAATTTCAACAAGCAGAGctgcaatgttaaaggggttatccaggaaaaaaaaaaaatatatatatatatatacatatatatatatatatatatatatatatctcaactggctccagaaagttaaacagatttgtaaattacttccataattttttttttaatcctttcagtacttatgagctgctgaagttgagttgtgctctctgatggcacctgactcgggaactgtccagagtagaagcaaatccccatagcatacctcttctactctgtgcagttcccgagacaagcagagatgtcagcagagagcactgttcccagacagaaaagatcaactcaacttcagcagctgataattattggaaggattaagatttttttttaatagaagtaatttacaaatctgtttaactttctggagccagttggtatagaaaaaaagttttttttccctggaatacccctttaagcatggaaGAGGGTCAATGACAGCAACATGACTGATATGGGTTAATGCTAATACACGGCAGCCAATCGGAATACAGCCAAACAGCGGCAGTGCAAACCATGGAGGAGGGAAAGAGCAGAAGATGAGCAAGTTGACTTCTTCCCTGGTTTGTGCTTATACACTGTAGGTAATCTGAACAAGcgcagctgcagtataaagcatggaggaGGGAAAGAGCAGCAGGACAAGCCcaatacattaaaggagtactccggtggaaaactttttattttttaatcaactggtgccagaaagttaaactgatttgtaaattacttctattaaaaaaatcttaatccttccagtactaattagctgctgaatactacagaggaaattattttctttttggaacaccgagctctctactgacatcacgagcacagtgctctctgctgacacctctgtccattttataaactgtccagagtaggagaaaatccccctagcaaacatatgctgctctggtcagttcctaaaataaatggacagagatgtcagcagagagcaatgtggtcatgatgtcagcagagagctctgtgttccaaaaagaaaataatttcctatgtagtattgagcagctaataagtactggaaggattaagattttttaatagaagtaatttacaaatctgtttaactttctggcaccagttgataaaaaaaaaataaaaaaaattccaccggagtacccctttaacatgactgATATCTTCCTTGGTTTGTACTTATACACTGTAAGCCAGTGGCCTGCGGACTCCAACTTTccgcatgtccggacagccaacggcatgctgggagttgtagttttgcaacagctgtgggctgtccgggcatgatgggagttgtagtttcgcaacagctgtgggctgtccgggcatactgggagttgtagttttgcaacggctggaggcacagaacagtgtaaatgttaaaggggtactccggtgtgaaaactttttttttttttttttaatcaactggtgccagaaagttaaacagatttgtaaattacttctattaaaaaatcttaatccttccagtacttccagaattttcactgtagtattcagcagctaataagtactggaaggattaagattttttttaatagaagtaatttacaaatctgtttaactttctggcaccagttgatttaaaaaaaaaaaaaaaaaaaagaaaaaaaaaaaaaagaaaagttttccaccggagtaccccttttcacAGCAATTACATTAAAGGACAACttcagcggtatgacacttatcccctatccacaggataggggataagtgtttgattgcgggggtccaaccgctgggaccccccgtgatctccctaacggggcaccgccattagcgctcatggtgagcgctaaggcgcgtagcgtcgacctagaggtcgacggtgacgccccgtctcctcaccatcccctgtggataggggataagtgttaatcacgctgcagatgtcctttaacttcaAAAGGCGCAATACCCAGGTGCCCTCCCTCCTTTaattattatggggggggggggtaacctttACATTAGTAGGAGCTGAGTCTTTATATGGCGTCCAGATCAGGTGACTAATTAGCGATgagtatatagttttttttagggaaggtGGGAGGGGTGACGTTTGGCGTGCACGAAACTGTGTCAGAGGACGCAGGCGTGGAGCTACGGAGCTTTACGAGAAAAAGGCAGCGACCTGCATATTGTGACGTCACTGGGCAAAGATCATCTCAGGAAGGGGAATTCCTCTATTGCATTCCATACAGCCCCAGGGCGATGGCTACCGACGTATCGTGCGCCATAAAGTAGATAGTAAATGCCAGAACTTGCAAAAATCTATAGAATTCACACTTATATAGTCATTTAAGTGACTGCTCTTCTGTTCATTATTAGTCTATACAGGTTTACAAACTCTGGATGTAAACCTGAATgttctcattcactgacagcTAGCAGAGATCTTactggggttgtccaggattagaatcaCATGGCTGCTTTCCTCCacaaacagtgccacccctgtcctcagcttgtgtgtggtattgcatctcagaggacaggggtggcgctgtttttaaaaTCTTAAAGAGGTACGAAGGggaaacaaagggggagatttatcagaacctgtccagaggaaaagttgctgagttgcccatagcaaccaatcagatctcttctttcatttttcagaggccttttcaaaagtgaaagcagtgatctgattggttgctatgggcaactcagcaacttttcctcttttggaaatttggaaattacttttatttcaaaatattaattcttccagtacttatcgaattttcatagcaaacctctcctgctccggacagggtTGGCAGCATAGAgacctgtgatcagactggaaagaactacacaacttactctgtagtatacagcagctgataagtactggaaggattaagattattaaatagaagtaattaacaaatctgtttaaaggggttctctgctgctcagcgtttggaagctcgtgatgtcatgagggggaagGGCTATGAGgttacgagctcccggcaccggctccagcgttcgcccccctcaatgcaagtgtgatgtcccagtacaggacatggtcctgcactacacttaggccctgtcaggttgagtccctcagtgacctgggggctctcctgctgttactatactgtcatttaatgTAATAGGATTATTGTCAGTATAGTCAATGTATac
The sequence above is a segment of the Hyla sarda isolate aHylSar1 chromosome 6, aHylSar1.hap1, whole genome shotgun sequence genome. Coding sequences within it:
- the PHLDA2 gene encoding pleckstrin homology-like domain family A member 2, coding for MKMQVNPDVIMEGELEKRSDNLLQFWRKKQCVLTKDSLNMFADGQKKTKCKELKFQTIKKLDCVERTGKYIYFTIVTTDNKEIDFRCPDESCWNAAITMALIDFQNKKAIQHFRSRQNSERRVAPCV